From the genome of Spirosomataceae bacterium TFI 002, one region includes:
- a CDS encoding NADH dehydrogenase subunit D, whose protein sequence is MCIFTAMSEIQYKFKKEYLTVSEPTKYTEGDLKTEEMLINIGPQHPSTHGVLRLEVVTDGEVIRDVVPHLGYLHRCFEKHAESLPFNQIIPYVDRMDYVAAMNSEHAYVMGVERMLGIEGTLPKRVEYIRVLVAELNRIASHFIAIGTYALDIGAQTPFLWLFRDRETIMRMLEWVCGARMLYNYIWVGGLFYDLPVGFEDKCGEFVNYLKPKLKELQNLVIDNHIFINRTSNIGVLPLAMAIDYGCSGPVLRGSGLRYDLRKVDGYSVYPEIDFDVPIGKGEVGTLGDCWDRNNVRVQECWESLRIIEQCLVQLKGDHKRTRDFDPQEMVPKKIRPAKMEFYARAENSKGELGFFFKTNGKSDIPERVKARACSFNNLSVLPEISRGLMIADLVAVLGSLDVVMGEVDR, encoded by the coding sequence TTGTGTATTTTTACAGCAATGTCGGAGATTCAATACAAGTTCAAAAAAGAGTATCTAACGGTTTCTGAGCCTACCAAATATACAGAGGGGGATCTCAAAACTGAAGAAATGCTCATTAATATTGGGCCTCAGCACCCTTCTACCCATGGAGTACTTCGCCTAGAGGTTGTGACTGATGGTGAAGTTATTAGAGATGTTGTTCCTCACTTGGGTTATTTACACCGATGTTTCGAAAAACACGCCGAGTCTCTTCCATTTAATCAGATCATTCCATATGTCGATCGCATGGACTATGTTGCCGCGATGAATAGCGAGCATGCCTATGTCATGGGTGTAGAGCGTATGCTGGGAATAGAAGGAACCTTGCCTAAGCGAGTAGAATACATTCGTGTTTTGGTTGCCGAGCTTAATCGCATTGCTTCACATTTTATAGCAATTGGAACATACGCCCTTGATATTGGAGCACAAACACCCTTTTTGTGGCTTTTTCGCGATAGGGAAACCATTATGCGAATGCTGGAATGGGTATGCGGAGCAAGAATGCTTTACAATTATATTTGGGTTGGAGGCTTGTTTTATGACCTTCCTGTTGGTTTCGAAGATAAGTGTGGAGAGTTCGTGAATTATTTAAAACCAAAGTTGAAAGAGCTTCAAAACTTAGTCATAGACAATCACATATTTATCAATAGAACAAGTAATATTGGAGTCTTACCACTTGCAATGGCAATAGACTATGGTTGCTCAGGCCCAGTCCTTAGAGGTTCAGGGCTGAGATATGACCTTCGAAAAGTTGATGGCTATTCTGTATATCCAGAAATCGACTTTGATGTTCCAATAGGGAAAGGTGAAGTAGGAACTTTAGGAGACTGTTGGGACCGAAATAATGTGAGAGTGCAAGAGTGCTGGGAGTCACTTAGGATAATTGAACAATGTTTAGTTCAGCTAAAAGGTGACCACAAAAGAACCAGGGACTTTGACCCTCAAGAGATGGTGCCAAAGAAAATTCGTCCTGCAAAAATGGAGTTCTATGCACGAGCCGAAAATAGTAAAGGAGAACTAGGTTTTTTCTTTAAAACCAATGGGAAAAGCGACATTCCTGAGCGTGTAAAAGCTAGGGCATGCTCTTTTAATAACCTTTCGGTTTTGCCTGAAATTTCTCGCGGACTTATGATCGCTGACCTTGTTGCTGTACTAGGCTCTCTAGATGTGGTAATGGGAGAGGTAGACAGGTAA
- a CDS encoding Enamine deaminase RidA, house cleaning of reactive enamine intermediates, YjgF/YER057c/UK114 family — protein MTKRQNLTTNSAWEDKVGYCRAVKIGNTIEVSGTVSVDNSGEVVGLNDPYIQTRFILLRIENALKSLGATMQDIVRTRVYVTDISKWELVGKAHGEMFADIKPAMSMVEVSALINPDYIVEIEATVILGGN, from the coding sequence ATGACGAAAAGACAGAATCTAACTACAAACTCCGCTTGGGAGGATAAAGTAGGCTATTGCAGAGCAGTAAAAATTGGAAATACAATTGAAGTAAGTGGAACCGTATCAGTAGATAATAGCGGAGAGGTTGTTGGCCTCAATGATCCATACATCCAAACGAGATTTATATTATTACGTATTGAAAATGCTCTAAAAAGCTTAGGAGCAACTATGCAAGATATTGTTCGTACAAGAGTGTACGTTACTGATATTAGCAAATGGGAGTTGGTAGGTAAAGCCCACGGTGAAATGTTTGCTGACATTAAGCCAGCCATGTCTATGGTGGAAGTGTCTGCACTTATCAATCCAGACTACATCGTAGAAATAGAGGCAACAGTAATTCTAGGTGGAAATTAA
- a CDS encoding Histidine kinase, which yields MDKTRIIIVAAIAIMFLLALTVIFFVFHYSSKQLKMQLAQQEEMERVRAELQKQMLENSLELQETVRKAIAKDLHDEIGGLLSATKMSLFAVAKKLNIDNEQFITSQSLVAEALSQVRNLSRELVPQTLENFGLKAALEELCEKMNRATAINFSCKMEGLDEKGSLPHIKALGIYRILQELTNNAIKHSNASEIAFLLNKVDNKIHVEFKENGVGYEFEKLLGDNTKGLGLTNIVSRLSVLGAEREFNSVHNKGSSFKFTFEQNV from the coding sequence ATGGACAAAACTAGAATTATTATAGTAGCCGCTATTGCCATAATGTTCCTTTTGGCATTGACGGTGATATTTTTTGTATTTCACTACAGTTCGAAGCAGCTAAAAATGCAACTGGCTCAGCAAGAGGAAATGGAACGAGTGAGAGCTGAACTGCAAAAACAAATGCTCGAAAACTCATTAGAACTACAAGAGACAGTAAGGAAAGCTATAGCAAAGGATCTTCATGACGAAATTGGAGGGCTTTTGTCGGCCACCAAAATGAGTCTATTTGCAGTGGCTAAAAAGTTAAACATTGACAATGAGCAATTCATAACTTCCCAAAGTTTGGTTGCTGAGGCATTGAGCCAAGTAAGGAATTTGTCAAGAGAGTTAGTGCCTCAAACTCTTGAGAATTTTGGTCTCAAAGCAGCTCTAGAAGAGCTTTGTGAAAAAATGAATAGGGCAACAGCAATTAATTTTTCGTGCAAAATGGAGGGATTGGATGAAAAAGGTTCGTTACCGCATATAAAAGCATTAGGTATTTATCGAATCCTTCAAGAGTTAACTAACAATGCAATCAAGCACTCCAATGCTAGTGAAATTGCCTTTTTGTTAAATAAAGTCGATAATAAAATTCATGTTGAGTTTAAGGAAAATGGAGTAGGGTATGAGTTCGAAAAACTACTTGGAGATAATACAAAAGGGCTAGGGCTTACCAATATTGTTTCCCGATTATCGGTTTTAGGTGCAGAAAGAGAGTTCAATTCTGTTCATAATAAAGGAAGTAGTTTTAAATTTACCTTTGAACAAAATGTATAA
- a CDS encoding Por secretion system C-terminal sorting domain-containing protein yields the protein MKSLFKTLLLLIPFVSSAQIQFELDIKFDENSKTYNVYAIPNFSMEKFLMGPSQVSIIFPQNLEDMRLDIESLNGGQWADNSVVFAPKTQSECDFHGFGSNGGEIFNVIADHPIELFKFSISGQQLSGTRLYELAKDPKSYDEGMQGSDFRHSLIAHNGEEMYAGNVVEINEALLVSEISAAVDVFPNPSNGIFNVQLNGFEKDRKYDLKFYNISGTEVFTAYKSLDELENQKVEIPRSLEGQRIYLRVIDQEGQSHSKRILFN from the coding sequence ATGAAATCATTATTTAAAACCCTGTTACTTTTAATACCTTTTGTTTCATCAGCTCAAATTCAATTCGAGTTGGACATCAAATTTGATGAGAATTCGAAAACATATAATGTTTACGCCATTCCCAATTTTTCAATGGAAAAATTCTTAATGGGGCCTTCTCAAGTGAGTATAATATTTCCTCAAAACCTTGAAGACATGAGACTAGACATTGAGAGTTTAAATGGTGGACAGTGGGCCGATAACTCTGTAGTTTTTGCTCCCAAAACTCAATCAGAATGTGATTTTCATGGTTTTGGCTCAAATGGTGGAGAAATATTTAATGTTATTGCGGATCATCCAATTGAGCTATTTAAGTTCTCTATTAGCGGTCAGCAACTATCAGGAACTCGTTTATATGAATTGGCAAAAGATCCTAAATCGTATGACGAAGGTATGCAGGGTTCAGATTTTAGGCATTCTTTAATAGCTCACAATGGTGAGGAAATGTATGCAGGTAATGTTGTTGAAATAAATGAGGCACTTTTGGTTTCGGAAATCAGTGCAGCTGTGGATGTCTTTCCTAATCCATCAAATGGCATATTTAATGTGCAATTAAATGGGTTTGAAAAGGATAGAAAATATGATTTGAAATTTTATAACATCTCGGGAACTGAAGTATTCACCGCCTACAAATCTCTAGACGAGCTAGAAAACCAGAAGGTAGAAATACCAAGAAGTTTAGAGGGGCAAAGAATTTACCTCAGAGTAATTGATCAAGAAGGTCAATCACATTCAAAAAGGATACTTTTTAATTAA
- a CDS encoding DNA-binding response regulator, NarL/FixJ family, contains REC and HTH domains — protein sequence MGKIRIALVDDHHLFRVGLEQILSTIDDFEIVFQASNGQEFIDLYVKNKIDVVLLDISMPELNGMEVTEMLRKQGNDDLKIIILSMHAEDKFILHLMEIGANGYLLKDTDPDEVELAIRKVYDEGIYFTEYVGRLLLNKAMVQSRKQPFNYKVDLSFRELEVIELICKGYTAPEIGSKLNLSPRTVDGHRTRVMEKLNVKNTAQLVAHAITNKLIST from the coding sequence ATGGGAAAGATTAGAATAGCATTAGTAGATGACCATCACTTGTTTAGGGTAGGATTAGAGCAAATCCTGAGTACCATAGACGATTTCGAAATCGTATTTCAAGCTTCCAATGGACAAGAGTTTATTGACCTTTATGTAAAAAACAAAATTGACGTAGTCCTCTTAGATATTTCTATGCCAGAGCTTAACGGCATGGAGGTGACAGAAATGCTAAGAAAGCAAGGAAATGATGATCTCAAAATTATTATACTCTCCATGCATGCAGAAGATAAATTCATCTTGCATCTTATGGAAATAGGAGCCAATGGATATTTGCTCAAAGACACTGATCCAGACGAAGTTGAGCTTGCAATTAGAAAAGTTTACGACGAGGGAATATACTTTACTGAGTACGTAGGACGCCTTTTACTAAATAAAGCAATGGTACAAAGTCGCAAACAGCCTTTCAATTATAAGGTTGATCTATCTTTTAGAGAATTGGAGGTCATAGAGCTTATATGCAAAGGATATACCGCTCCTGAGATAGGCTCAAAATTAAACCTAAGCCCCAGAACAGTGGATGGGCATAGAACTAGGGTAATGGAAAAACTCAATGTAAAGAACACGGCTCAGCTAGTAGCACATGCCATTACCAATAAGTTAATTTCCACCTAG
- a CDS encoding UDP-2,3-diacylglucosamine hydrolase, with protein sequence MTKIELKPGKKVYFASDFHLGAPDHAGSLIREKKIISWLDSIEHDADTIFLCGDLFDFWFEYNRVVPKGYVRFFGKLASLTDKGIRVIVFTGNHDMWMRDYLEVEIGAEVYREPKQYLINGKKFLIGHGDGLGPGDYAYKYLKVIFESSFCRFLFGRVLHANLGQFLGYKWASHSWKKHLKENDVYNYESPEKEILFLYCKEIEAKEHHDFYVFGHRHFKLDLPVAMNARYINLGDWIRFYSYGVFENNDFSLCKYCVD encoded by the coding sequence TTGACAAAAATAGAATTAAAGCCTGGCAAGAAAGTGTATTTCGCCTCTGATTTTCACTTGGGTGCACCTGATCATGCGGGTAGTTTGATACGTGAAAAAAAGATCATTTCTTGGCTAGACTCCATAGAACATGACGCTGATACCATATTTCTATGTGGAGACTTGTTCGATTTTTGGTTTGAGTACAATAGAGTTGTTCCTAAGGGCTATGTTCGCTTTTTCGGTAAACTTGCGTCCTTAACAGATAAAGGTATTCGTGTGATAGTTTTCACTGGAAACCACGATATGTGGATGCGTGATTATTTAGAAGTTGAAATAGGTGCAGAGGTGTATCGTGAACCCAAACAATATCTGATAAATGGGAAGAAATTCTTAATAGGTCATGGCGACGGATTAGGGCCAGGAGACTATGCTTACAAATACCTAAAAGTGATTTTTGAGAGCAGTTTTTGTCGTTTTCTTTTTGGTCGTGTTTTGCACGCAAATCTAGGTCAATTTCTTGGTTATAAGTGGGCTAGTCATAGCTGGAAAAAACATTTGAAAGAAAATGATGTTTATAACTATGAGAGCCCTGAAAAAGAAATACTTTTTCTATATTGTAAGGAAATTGAAGCCAAAGAGCATCACGATTTTTATGTATTTGGGCATAGACACTTTAAATTGGATTTGCCGGTAGCTATGAATGCGAGGTACATTAATCTCGGAGATTGGATTAGGTTTTATTCATATGGAGTATTTGAAAATAATGATTTTTCATTGTGTAAATATTGCGTTGACTAA